One Gimesia aquarii DNA segment encodes these proteins:
- a CDS encoding PQQ-binding-like beta-propeller repeat protein, which translates to MNRVCSLVILLFISSIGSISESQAADWSQFRGPSGNGISTSTGLPTEWSADKNIIWKTKLPGHGSSSPVLFGNQVFLTAYSGYGLKVDDESNPNELRLHVIAVNRENGEIMWDESVPPLNQVQKITKRIVDHGYASGTPACDETGVYAFFGTSGVVAYDLKGKLKWRADVGDGTAGFGSASSPILYKDFVIVNASIESDTVYALHKKTGDVAWKAENIVKAWTTPTIVDLPNGKQELVVNQKYQILGFDPDTGEKLWTCEGIQDYVVPVVIQNEGILYCLGGRSNRSIALRPGGRGDVTKTHKLWEVNVGANVTSPVYYSGHLYWASDRGIAFCLNAENGEVVYKNRLPTKGRLYASIVLADEKLYITTRDNGVVVLKAVPEYQELARNEIETDENLFNASPAISDGSIYLRTNDYLYRIANRN; encoded by the coding sequence ATGAACCGCGTTTGCTCTTTAGTGATTCTGTTATTCATCTCTTCAATCGGAAGTATTTCTGAGTCTCAAGCAGCAGACTGGTCACAGTTTCGTGGGCCATCCGGAAATGGCATTTCTACTTCAACTGGTCTACCCACTGAGTGGAGTGCTGACAAAAATATCATTTGGAAAACAAAGCTTCCCGGCCATGGATCTTCCAGCCCCGTGTTATTCGGCAATCAAGTCTTCCTCACTGCTTACTCGGGGTATGGCTTGAAAGTTGACGATGAAAGTAACCCGAATGAATTGCGATTACACGTGATTGCTGTCAACCGTGAGAACGGCGAAATCATGTGGGATGAATCGGTTCCTCCCTTGAATCAGGTTCAGAAAATCACAAAACGAATCGTCGACCATGGCTATGCCAGTGGTACGCCTGCCTGCGATGAAACCGGAGTCTATGCGTTTTTTGGAACATCGGGCGTTGTTGCTTACGACTTAAAAGGCAAACTCAAATGGAGAGCCGATGTCGGTGATGGGACAGCTGGCTTTGGCTCTGCCTCTTCACCGATTCTCTACAAAGACTTTGTCATTGTGAATGCCAGCATAGAAAGTGACACAGTTTATGCTTTACATAAAAAAACGGGTGATGTTGCCTGGAAAGCAGAAAATATTGTGAAGGCTTGGACCACTCCCACGATTGTGGATTTGCCAAATGGAAAACAGGAATTGGTTGTCAATCAGAAATATCAGATTCTAGGATTTGATCCTGATACCGGTGAAAAGCTGTGGACTTGTGAAGGAATCCAAGACTATGTCGTACCAGTTGTGATTCAAAACGAGGGAATTCTCTACTGTTTGGGAGGTCGTAGTAATCGCAGCATTGCCCTTCGTCCCGGCGGGCGTGGTGATGTCACAAAAACACACAAGCTCTGGGAAGTAAATGTCGGTGCTAACGTAACTTCGCCCGTTTATTACAGTGGTCATCTCTACTGGGCCAGTGACCGTGGAATTGCCTTTTGTTTGAATGCCGAAAACGGAGAAGTTGTTTACAAAAATCGCCTTCCCACTAAAGGACGACTCTACGCGTCCATTGTCCTGGCCGATGAGAAACTTTATATCACTACCCGTGATAACGGAGTTGTTGTTTTGAAAGCAGTACCTGAATATCAAGAACTGGCTCGCAACGAAATCGAGACTGATGAAAACCTGTTCAACGCCTCACCTGCCATCAGTGATGGTAGTATTTACCTGCGAACCAATGACTATCTCTATCGGATTGCAAATAGGAATTAA
- a CDS encoding prephenate dehydrogenase has product MTEPIIRNSSLFKTIGIVGVGLLGGSIAAAARKRKLAETILGAGRNPSRMRAAQHSGLLDRGTTNIAETSAQSDLVIVCTPVNHIAHFIRTVARNSRPGTIITDVGSTKQHICEELYGTLPEGVTFVASHPLAGSEKTGFEFSDPELFQNRSCVVTPVDSLPQEAVNKVIQFWEALGMSVLKTSPQKHDQILAETSHLPHVVSSALASTLAAENRKFTSTGFRDTTRIAAGDPSLWVDILLNNRESIVSSIDKYTQSLQSLRNAIDNNDENELRLLLQDGKRNHDALNSSQ; this is encoded by the coding sequence ATGACTGAACCAATCATAAGAAATTCATCTCTCTTTAAAACAATCGGCATCGTCGGAGTTGGTCTCCTTGGAGGCTCTATTGCCGCAGCCGCACGCAAGAGAAAATTAGCAGAGACCATCTTGGGAGCAGGGCGAAATCCCTCTCGGATGCGCGCTGCTCAACACTCTGGGCTCTTAGATCGTGGCACGACCAACATCGCCGAAACCTCAGCACAATCAGATTTAGTGATTGTTTGTACGCCCGTAAACCATATTGCTCATTTTATTCGAACTGTCGCACGAAACAGCCGGCCCGGAACGATTATCACTGATGTCGGAAGCACGAAACAACATATCTGTGAGGAACTCTACGGAACTCTTCCCGAAGGAGTGACGTTTGTTGCTTCCCACCCTTTAGCAGGTTCTGAAAAGACGGGTTTTGAATTCTCAGATCCTGAACTGTTTCAGAACCGCTCTTGCGTCGTAACCCCCGTCGATTCACTACCCCAAGAGGCCGTTAACAAGGTTATACAATTCTGGGAAGCGCTTGGGATGAGTGTACTCAAGACTTCTCCACAAAAACATGACCAAATCCTGGCCGAAACCAGCCATTTACCTCACGTGGTTTCTTCTGCTTTGGCAAGTACACTTGCAGCTGAAAATCGGAAATTTACTTCGACCGGTTTTCGTGACACGACCAGAATCGCCGCCGGCGATCCTTCACTCTGGGTTGACATACTCTTAAACAATAGAGAGTCCATCGTGTCAAGCATCGATAAATACACTCAATCATTGCAATCATTAAGAAACGCCATCGATAACAATGATGAAAATGAACTTCGTTTACTTCTGCAAGATGGTAAAAGGAACCATGATGCATTAAATTCATCTCAGTAA
- the purL gene encoding phosphoribosylformylglycinamidine synthase subunit PurL: MLCEVEIKPAKNQIDREGARILKECQVLGTNSIRSIQTAHSYLLEGELNQNGLEKIAQSLLSDPIVETFEIRILSSNSTDLSDPDQLLSVLFKPGVTDNVANSARQAIHDLGLSVENVATCRKYWINSDAASEEIDRMAAKILSNDAIEYVVRGPLKMDSIKLGSEYTFELVTVPIRSMNDNQLETLSREGQLYLNLTEMQTIKNYYVDQVKDPTDIELESLAQTWSEHCSHKTLAGRIHFRDGERDIHFENMLKETIFDATTKIRKTLGDQDWCVSVFADNAGVITFDDKQDVCFKVETHNHPSALEPYGGANTGLGGVIRDPLGTGLGGKPVCNTDVFCFAPPEISYEDLPAGVLHPKAVATGVVSGVRDYGNRMGIPTVNGAVYFDERYLGNPLVYCGNVAMLPVGKSAKQKVQPGHYIVAVGGRTGRDGIHGATFSSAELTSESETLSGGAVQIGNAITEKMTMDVILEARDKSLFSAITDCGAGGFSSAVGEMGEDTGAEVWLDQCPLKYAGLSYTEIWISEAQERMVLAVPPENWEEFEQVCSSEGVEASIIGKFTDTHRLVLKYQDQVVGDLEMSFLHDGRPPVIRDAVYKTPAFVPLTPSEKENYSKDLKLILGSLNVCSKEWIIRQYDQEVQAGSVIKPLVGIQNDGPSDAAVVRPDLSSVRGLVISCGMNPRYGDFNTHWMAASAIDEAIRNCVAVGADPEKIAILDNFCWGNTDRPETLGSLVAAALACQEFSIAYGSPFISGKDSLYNEFSYENEQGEKETVAIPPSLLISAIGQIDDVSKAVTMDLKAPGNRIFLVGSTQDELGGSHFALVNHLEGGEVPQVDKEQAPEVFRALHAAMQKQLIRSCHDLSEGGLAVAAAEMSFAGGYGMKLDVARLPEALELSTASLLFSESNTRFLIEVESDKIEALQPCFNDLPLVEIGEVVSNSQFTVRGKSGKTAIDVGLDELKAAWKNPLDWD, encoded by the coding sequence ATGCTTTGCGAAGTCGAAATCAAACCTGCCAAAAACCAGATAGACCGTGAGGGAGCTCGAATCCTTAAAGAGTGCCAGGTCCTTGGTACAAATTCTATTCGTTCGATTCAGACGGCACACTCTTATCTTCTGGAAGGTGAATTAAACCAAAACGGGCTGGAAAAAATTGCCCAGTCTCTGCTGTCAGATCCAATTGTGGAAACATTTGAAATTCGAATTCTATCGAGCAATTCCACTGACTTATCAGATCCCGATCAATTACTAAGTGTACTCTTCAAACCAGGAGTCACAGACAATGTCGCCAACAGTGCACGGCAAGCGATTCATGACCTGGGTCTCTCTGTTGAAAACGTGGCAACATGTCGTAAATACTGGATCAATTCGGATGCAGCATCTGAAGAAATTGATCGGATGGCTGCAAAGATACTTTCGAATGATGCCATCGAATATGTCGTTCGTGGCCCTCTGAAAATGGATAGTATCAAACTGGGTAGCGAATATACCTTCGAACTGGTCACGGTCCCGATACGTTCGATGAATGACAACCAACTGGAAACACTCAGTCGTGAAGGACAGCTTTACTTAAATTTGACTGAGATGCAAACCATTAAAAACTACTATGTCGATCAGGTAAAAGATCCCACTGACATTGAGCTGGAAAGTCTCGCTCAAACTTGGAGTGAACACTGTTCGCATAAAACCTTGGCTGGCCGTATTCATTTTCGCGATGGTGAACGAGACATTCATTTTGAAAATATGCTTAAAGAGACCATCTTTGACGCCACAACAAAAATCCGAAAAACTCTGGGGGATCAAGACTGGTGTGTGAGTGTCTTTGCCGACAATGCCGGTGTGATCACATTTGATGATAAACAAGATGTCTGTTTTAAAGTCGAAACTCACAATCACCCCTCAGCCCTGGAACCCTACGGTGGTGCCAATACCGGGTTAGGTGGAGTAATTCGCGATCCACTGGGAACAGGATTGGGAGGAAAACCAGTTTGTAACACCGATGTTTTCTGTTTCGCTCCACCTGAGATTTCTTATGAAGATCTTCCCGCTGGTGTTTTGCATCCCAAAGCCGTCGCTACAGGGGTGGTTTCAGGTGTACGTGATTATGGAAACCGGATGGGAATTCCCACAGTCAACGGTGCTGTTTACTTTGATGAACGCTATCTCGGGAATCCGCTCGTTTACTGTGGTAACGTTGCAATGTTACCGGTGGGAAAATCAGCTAAGCAGAAAGTACAACCGGGGCATTATATCGTTGCTGTAGGAGGACGCACTGGCCGAGATGGCATTCACGGCGCCACCTTTTCCTCTGCCGAATTGACTTCAGAGAGTGAAACACTCTCCGGAGGCGCCGTACAAATTGGGAATGCGATCACGGAAAAAATGACCATGGATGTCATCCTGGAAGCACGAGATAAATCATTATTTTCAGCGATTACTGACTGCGGCGCAGGCGGTTTTAGTAGTGCTGTCGGCGAAATGGGGGAAGACACGGGAGCGGAAGTCTGGTTGGATCAGTGCCCGTTGAAGTATGCCGGACTTTCTTATACGGAAATTTGGATCTCTGAGGCACAAGAAAGAATGGTACTGGCTGTCCCTCCTGAAAACTGGGAAGAGTTTGAACAAGTCTGTTCGAGCGAAGGGGTTGAAGCATCAATCATCGGAAAATTCACAGATACACATCGACTTGTGCTGAAATACCAGGATCAAGTCGTTGGTGATCTGGAAATGTCCTTTTTGCATGATGGACGTCCCCCTGTAATTCGTGATGCAGTCTATAAAACACCTGCGTTTGTTCCATTAACTCCTTCCGAAAAAGAGAACTACAGCAAAGATCTAAAATTGATTTTAGGCTCGCTGAATGTCTGCAGCAAAGAATGGATCATTCGCCAATACGATCAGGAAGTCCAAGCTGGTAGTGTGATTAAACCATTGGTGGGGATCCAGAATGATGGCCCCTCAGATGCAGCTGTTGTCCGTCCCGATCTTTCCTCTGTGCGTGGTCTAGTAATTTCTTGTGGAATGAATCCACGTTATGGAGATTTCAACACACACTGGATGGCGGCATCAGCAATTGATGAAGCGATAAGAAATTGTGTGGCTGTAGGAGCAGATCCAGAAAAGATCGCTATTCTCGATAATTTCTGCTGGGGAAATACGGACCGTCCAGAAACTCTGGGAAGCCTGGTAGCTGCTGCGCTTGCCTGTCAGGAATTCTCTATCGCATATGGCTCCCCCTTTATCAGCGGAAAAGACAGCCTGTATAACGAGTTTTCATATGAAAACGAACAAGGTGAGAAAGAGACGGTTGCGATCCCACCTTCGCTCTTGATTAGTGCCATCGGACAAATTGACGATGTAAGCAAAGCAGTCACGATGGATCTCAAAGCCCCAGGCAATCGTATTTTCCTCGTTGGTTCAACTCAGGACGAACTGGGAGGGAGTCACTTTGCTCTCGTGAATCATTTGGAAGGGGGTGAAGTTCCGCAGGTCGACAAAGAACAAGCCCCGGAAGTATTCAGGGCGCTACATGCAGCGATGCAAAAGCAACTAATAAGAAGTTGCCATGATTTAAGTGAAGGAGGCCTGGCAGTCGCAGCGGCTGAAATGTCGTTTGCAGGTGGATATGGAATGAAGCTGGATGTTGCTCGACTTCCTGAAGCACTGGAGCTTTCGACTGCCAGCTTACTTTTCTCAGAAAGTAATACGCGGTTTCTGATTGAAGTTGAGTCAGACAAAATTGAAGCACTACAACCTTGCTTTAATGATTTACCTCTGGTTGAAATTGGTGAAGTTGTCAGTAACAGTCAGTTCACTGTCAGAGGGAAATCAGGAAAAACGGCCATTGATGTCGGCTTAGATGAGCTAAAAGCAGCTTGGAAAAACCCACTGGACTGGGACTGA
- a CDS encoding AAA family ATPase — MSETNHHTNDSHEFEITQESIDKLSSAYQQIHGQMSKVIVGQDQVVEQLLIALFSRGHCLLEGVPGLAKTLMVSTLAQSLSMSFSRIQFTPDLMPADITGTDVLQENRETGEREFRFIPGPLFHNVILADEINRTPPKTQAALLEAMQEHQVSVGQTRHVLSDPFFVLATQNPIEQEGTYSLPEAQQDRFMFKVYVRYPTFEEERQIARQTTSATNEKIEHVLNAVDVLEIQKIVRQVPVSDHVIDYALALVRQTRVNEPGTPDFINEWLSWGAGPRAVQNLLLGGKTRALLNGHTHVSTEDISALAAPVLRHRIVTNFSAESEGISSDRVIERLIDETPSKEGELTSDPRLQKIFAA; from the coding sequence ATGTCGGAAACGAATCATCATACAAATGACTCTCATGAATTTGAGATTACTCAGGAATCGATCGATAAGCTTAGTTCTGCCTATCAACAGATTCATGGGCAGATGTCGAAAGTTATCGTTGGACAGGATCAGGTCGTAGAACAACTCCTGATTGCCCTTTTTAGTCGAGGTCATTGTTTGCTTGAAGGTGTCCCCGGCCTGGCTAAAACACTGATGGTCAGTACTTTGGCACAAAGTCTGTCGATGTCGTTTAGCCGCATCCAATTCACCCCGGACTTGATGCCCGCAGATATCACAGGAACAGACGTCTTACAGGAAAATCGAGAAACAGGCGAACGGGAGTTTCGATTCATCCCAGGCCCCTTATTTCATAATGTTATTCTGGCAGACGAAATTAACCGCACACCTCCGAAGACACAGGCTGCCTTACTGGAGGCCATGCAGGAGCACCAAGTCAGTGTCGGCCAGACGCGGCACGTACTCAGTGATCCGTTTTTTGTATTAGCTACGCAAAATCCCATCGAACAGGAAGGTACCTATTCGTTGCCGGAAGCTCAACAAGACCGCTTTATGTTTAAAGTCTATGTACGATATCCCACATTTGAAGAAGAACGCCAAATAGCCAGACAAACAACTTCTGCGACAAATGAAAAAATTGAGCATGTATTAAATGCAGTAGATGTTCTGGAGATCCAAAAAATCGTCCGTCAAGTTCCTGTTTCAGACCACGTGATTGATTATGCTCTGGCGCTAGTCAGGCAAACCAGAGTGAATGAGCCAGGTACTCCCGATTTCATCAACGAATGGCTCAGCTGGGGTGCCGGGCCCCGCGCTGTACAAAATCTGTTATTAGGCGGAAAAACAAGAGCATTACTGAATGGTCATACGCACGTCTCTACTGAAGATATCAGCGCTTTAGCGGCACCTGTATTACGACATCGAATCGTAACGAACTTCTCAGCCGAGTCGGAAGGAATTTCTTCAGATCGTGTAATTGAGAGACTGATTGACGAGACTCCGTCTAAGGAAGGCGAACTGACGAGTGACCCAAGATTACAGAAAATATTTGCTGCCTGA
- a CDS encoding DUF58 domain-containing protein: MTQDYRKYLLPEAISRISRLEIRARSIVEGFLSGLHRSPFFGQSVEFAQHREYAPGDDARNIDWKVWSKTDKYYIKQYEEDTNLRTTLLVDVSESMRFGTGPLNKYEYGCTAAAALAYLLLKQQDAVGLITFDDAIRSKVQALSKRNHLNSLLTALATEKPAQKTDIFDVLKEVAETRSKKGTIVLISDLFVNRESLFKGLRLLQYRGHDVMLLHILDDEELDFSYAGTTRFEGMEETGELVCDPRSLREGYLDAMHDFLNEIRRRCAKNKFDYQTIRTSEYLDAALAHYLNHRIGMQQSIRQ, translated from the coding sequence GTGACCCAAGATTACAGAAAATATTTGCTGCCTGAAGCAATTTCCCGAATTTCTCGATTGGAAATTCGGGCGCGTTCAATTGTCGAGGGATTCCTGTCTGGATTGCACCGTAGTCCTTTTTTTGGTCAATCGGTGGAATTTGCTCAACACCGTGAGTACGCACCTGGAGATGATGCACGGAATATTGACTGGAAGGTCTGGTCAAAAACAGATAAATACTACATCAAACAGTATGAAGAGGATACTAATTTAAGAACAACATTATTAGTTGATGTCAGTGAATCGATGCGGTTTGGTACAGGACCTCTCAACAAATATGAATATGGCTGTACGGCAGCCGCCGCTCTGGCATATCTCCTGTTGAAGCAACAGGATGCCGTTGGTTTGATTACATTTGATGATGCCATTCGTTCCAAAGTCCAGGCATTAAGTAAGCGAAACCACTTAAATTCCCTGCTCACTGCATTGGCTACAGAAAAACCTGCTCAAAAAACTGACATTTTCGACGTATTAAAAGAGGTCGCCGAAACTCGGTCGAAAAAAGGAACCATCGTTCTCATTTCTGACCTGTTTGTGAACCGGGAAAGCCTGTTTAAAGGCTTAAGACTATTACAATATCGGGGACACGATGTGATGCTCTTGCATATTCTGGATGACGAGGAACTCGATTTCAGTTATGCAGGCACAACTCGCTTTGAAGGGATGGAAGAGACCGGCGAACTTGTATGTGATCCTCGTTCTTTAAGAGAAGGATACCTCGACGCAATGCATGATTTTTTAAATGAAATCAGAAGGCGTTGTGCCAAAAATAAATTTGACTATCAAACAATACGAACCAGTGAATATTTAGACGCAGCTTTAGCACATTATCTCAACCATCGAATTGGTATGCAACAATCCATTAGACAATAA
- a CDS encoding BatA domain-containing protein, which produces METWLTQHFVNSTLVYAGALMVAAPIIIHLINRFQYKRVQFAAMEFLLQSQQTNQRRVLLEQLLLLLLRILLIICLLLLIARLILDPNQLSMFRGAKSHHVILLDDSGSMQNVWGEQTAFNEGLQVIRKIVAEGTNRPDTEKLSLIVLSRANAPLFLQRDINEELINELDAKLTNLNCSHQSLDLNQGLEAATELLNEDRAVIQTLHLISDFRKSDWQDKKGIASTIEDLSNDDIAINLIKTVPDSQPNLAITELSGATEMAAVDIPLRLKVSIKNFGDQVVEDVRVAAFVDNNKLPMSIVFDKIEAGSEISQDFDVVFNKPHLHQVNVSLTNDVLAGDNERFLAINVKPSNPVLIIDGNPSGNEWMYIQTAIAPDMATTGFAPSVESVDYLRRHALDQFKNIYLLNVAELPLDAITPLEEFVSTGGGLIWFVGPSIQPAFYNDKLYKNGNGLFPAPLEPSPRELPARETNSTVDMQVSDHPLFSVFAGQDNPLIEAVTISKYFPLSQRWLQTKSQNVSGVNVIATLRNQEPFIIEHRFGKGRIITCLTSAGPLLSNEGEPWNSWALNPSYIVFQLELQKYLVQSQSHEQAQIVGDPIAFSLDASLYSDEIQIQTPTSEGERTIRLIASPKQITDAAQNGLLQLITTYRETDQPGVYSVQLKRQDQTVEQKMYAYNFPVTESNLELTASDDLIKQLGNNPQIQIQEPGEFQWIQGQEAGREITNTILILLFLLLICEQLLAYRLSYHPKVVSAVA; this is translated from the coding sequence ATGGAAACATGGTTAACACAACATTTTGTGAATTCCACGCTGGTCTACGCCGGTGCGTTGATGGTTGCTGCGCCTATTATCATTCATTTAATTAATCGCTTTCAATACAAACGTGTTCAATTTGCAGCAATGGAATTTCTGTTGCAAAGCCAGCAGACGAATCAAAGGCGAGTATTGCTCGAACAATTACTGCTCTTGTTGCTACGAATTCTGCTGATTATCTGCCTGTTATTATTGATTGCGCGACTGATTCTCGATCCTAATCAATTATCGATGTTTCGAGGTGCGAAATCACATCACGTGATCTTACTGGATGATAGTGGATCCATGCAAAATGTCTGGGGAGAGCAGACTGCCTTTAACGAAGGCCTACAGGTGATCCGTAAAATAGTAGCAGAAGGAACAAATCGCCCAGATACAGAAAAATTGTCTCTGATCGTGCTCTCTCGTGCCAATGCACCGCTTTTTTTACAAAGAGACATTAATGAAGAACTCATCAATGAATTGGACGCAAAGCTGACTAATCTTAATTGTTCACACCAGAGCCTCGATCTGAATCAAGGTTTAGAGGCGGCTACGGAATTGCTCAATGAAGACCGTGCTGTGATCCAAACCCTCCATTTGATTTCTGACTTCAGAAAGTCAGACTGGCAGGATAAAAAGGGCATTGCCTCCACCATCGAAGATTTAAGTAATGATGATATCGCAATAAACTTGATTAAAACGGTTCCGGATTCTCAACCGAATCTGGCAATTACTGAGCTTTCTGGCGCAACCGAAATGGCTGCCGTTGATATTCCTCTGCGCTTAAAAGTCAGCATTAAAAATTTTGGCGATCAGGTCGTTGAGGATGTGCGTGTTGCCGCATTTGTTGATAATAATAAGCTACCGATGAGTATTGTCTTTGATAAAATAGAAGCGGGAAGTGAGATCTCCCAAGACTTTGACGTTGTTTTTAATAAGCCCCATTTACATCAAGTCAATGTCAGTCTGACAAATGATGTACTTGCCGGCGATAATGAACGATTTCTGGCCATTAATGTCAAACCTTCAAATCCCGTATTAATCATCGATGGTAATCCCTCAGGTAACGAGTGGATGTATATTCAAACGGCGATTGCTCCCGATATGGCGACCACTGGTTTTGCGCCGTCTGTTGAAAGCGTAGACTACCTTCGCAGACATGCCTTAGATCAATTTAAAAACATTTATCTGCTGAATGTTGCCGAACTTCCACTCGATGCGATCACCCCTTTAGAAGAGTTTGTCTCAACGGGTGGAGGCTTAATCTGGTTCGTTGGCCCTTCAATCCAGCCAGCCTTTTATAACGATAAGCTATATAAAAATGGGAACGGACTCTTTCCTGCCCCGCTAGAACCATCGCCTCGAGAGTTACCGGCGCGAGAAACCAATTCCACTGTGGATATGCAAGTCAGTGATCACCCTCTCTTTTCCGTATTTGCAGGTCAGGACAATCCACTCATTGAAGCAGTCACAATTTCAAAATATTTCCCTCTTTCACAGAGATGGCTGCAAACAAAATCACAAAATGTATCAGGCGTTAATGTGATCGCCACGCTTAGAAATCAAGAACCATTTATCATTGAACATCGGTTTGGTAAAGGGCGAATTATCACTTGTCTAACATCAGCAGGTCCCTTACTTTCGAATGAAGGCGAACCCTGGAACTCCTGGGCACTCAACCCGAGCTATATTGTGTTTCAATTGGAACTGCAAAAATACCTGGTCCAATCTCAATCCCACGAACAAGCACAAATTGTTGGCGATCCGATTGCATTTTCTCTCGACGCCTCGTTGTACTCTGATGAGATTCAAATCCAAACACCCACTTCCGAGGGCGAAAGAACCATCAGGCTCATAGCATCTCCTAAACAAATCACAGATGCGGCACAGAATGGTTTGTTACAGTTAATAACCACTTACCGAGAAACAGATCAACCCGGCGTCTATTCCGTTCAATTGAAACGACAAGATCAAACAGTTGAACAAAAAATGTACGCGTATAACTTCCCAGTGACAGAAAGTAATCTGGAGTTGACAGCTTCGGATGACTTAATCAAGCAGCTTGGAAATAATCCACAAATCCAAATTCAGGAACCGGGAGAGTTCCAATGGATTCAAGGACAAGAAGCAGGCCGGGAAATTACGAATACTATTTTAATACTCCTGTTTCTTTTACTAATTTGTGAACAGCTATTGGCCTATAGGTTAAGCTATCACCCTAAAGTAGTGAGTGCTGTTGCATGA